The following proteins come from a genomic window of Phnomibacter ginsenosidimutans:
- the rpmA gene encoding 50S ribosomal protein L27: MAHKKGEGSVKNGRDSQSKRLGVKIYGGQPAISGNIIVRQRGTVYHPGKNVSLGKDFTIFATADGVVEFKKGKENRTFVSIVTA, from the coding sequence ATGGCACATAAGAAAGGTGAAGGCTCGGTAAAAAACGGTCGCGACTCACAAAGCAAACGCCTCGGTGTAAAAATTTATGGTGGCCAGCCTGCTATCTCAGGCAACATCATTGTTCGTCAGCGTGGTACTGTTTATCATCCTGGTAAAAACGTAAGTCTTGGTAAAGACTTTACCATTTTTGCAACTGCAGATGGCGTTGTAGAATTTAAGAAAGGAAAAGAAAACAGAACCTTTGTTTCAATCGTTACTGCATAA
- a CDS encoding site-2 protease family protein — MGNVFPGSWDWESFWTITAFFSIVLAFMNLLPIPALDGGHVLFTLIEMITGRKPNQKFLEYAQIVGMVLLLGLMLYANGNDWIGWGRSK; from the coding sequence ATGGGCAACGTTTTTCCTGGCAGTTGGGATTGGGAATCGTTCTGGACCATCACCGCATTCTTTAGTATCGTGCTGGCATTTATGAACCTGCTACCTATTCCAGCTCTCGATGGCGGCCATGTACTCTTTACCCTGATTGAAATGATTACCGGCCGCAAACCCAACCAGAAGTTTTTGGAGTACGCCCAAATAGTAGGCATGGTACTGTTGCTTGGGTTGATGCTCTATGCCAATGGCAACGACTGGATTGGCTGGGGAAGAAGTAAATAA
- the rplU gene encoding 50S ribosomal protein L21: MFAVVKIAGQQFKVQEGQNLYVPHLEGNAGDKVELNEVLLVDRDGTIEAGASVKSTVKAEIVNALVQGDKVIAFKMKRRKGFRKKHGHRTHYTQIKIESIA; encoded by the coding sequence ATGTTCGCAGTTGTAAAAATAGCCGGTCAGCAATTTAAAGTGCAGGAAGGACAAAATCTGTACGTGCCTCATCTGGAAGGTAACGCCGGAGACAAGGTAGAATTGAACGAAGTATTGCTGGTAGACCGCGATGGTACAATCGAAGCCGGTGCCTCAGTTAAATCAACTGTGAAGGCCGAAATTGTAAACGCATTGGTACAAGGTGATAAAGTAATCGCCTTCAAAATGAAAAGACGCAAAGGCTTCCGCAAGAAGCATGGTCATCGTACGCATTACACTCAAATTAAAATTGAAAGCATTGCATAA
- a CDS encoding site-2 protease family protein produces the protein MIFLAIEWGVVGVKVAQLLLSLSILVILHEFGHYITARWFGCRVERFFLFFDPWFSLFKKQVGDTVYGIGWLPLGGYVKISGMIDESMDKEQLALPAQPWEFRSKPAWQRLIIMIGGVTVNILLAFIIYAGILMVWGEKKIVNSSLKYGIEVQDSLMLDLGFKDGDKIVALDGKNIYNYYDVIPTLILSSTATVERNGQQQTLTLPKNLIGKLVEKKRRDIPLIAIRMPLMIGADTGVSAKYGWKRFDKVVAVNGKATPFQSDVAEVLEQNKRKEVELTLVRNADTIRSKVKLDSTGYIAGLRIIGKPESMQEAGIIQYQVKHYGFFEALPAGVRMAGDKLSWYIDQVQTYFKPRNRGV, from the coding sequence ATGATTTTTTTGGCAATAGAGTGGGGGGTGGTAGGTGTAAAAGTGGCGCAGCTGTTGCTGTCGTTGTCTATCCTCGTTATCCTGCACGAATTTGGGCATTACATTACGGCACGTTGGTTTGGCTGCCGGGTTGAGCGTTTCTTTTTGTTTTTTGACCCCTGGTTTTCCTTGTTTAAAAAACAAGTAGGCGATACCGTGTACGGTATTGGCTGGCTGCCATTAGGGGGCTATGTGAAAATATCCGGCATGATTGACGAAAGCATGGACAAAGAACAACTGGCATTGCCCGCCCAGCCTTGGGAGTTTCGCAGCAAACCTGCCTGGCAACGTTTAATTATTATGATTGGCGGGGTAACGGTCAACATATTGCTGGCCTTTATTATTTACGCCGGCATACTGATGGTATGGGGCGAAAAGAAAATCGTCAATTCATCTTTGAAATATGGCATTGAAGTACAAGACAGCCTGATGCTGGATCTTGGTTTTAAAGATGGTGATAAGATTGTAGCATTGGATGGTAAAAATATTTACAACTACTACGATGTTATTCCAACACTCATTTTAAGCAGCACGGCTACGGTTGAAAGAAATGGTCAGCAGCAAACGCTGACGCTTCCTAAAAACCTGATTGGTAAGCTGGTTGAAAAGAAGCGCCGCGACATACCGTTGATTGCCATTCGCATGCCGCTGATGATTGGTGCAGACACAGGCGTATCTGCCAAATACGGGTGGAAACGTTTCGATAAAGTGGTGGCTGTAAATGGGAAAGCAACACCGTTTCAAAGTGATGTAGCCGAAGTGCTGGAACAAAACAAACGCAAGGAAGTGGAACTGACACTGGTGCGCAATGCCGATACCATCCGTAGTAAAGTAAAGCTCGATAGTACAGGTTACATTGCAGGTTTGCGCATCATTGGCAAGCCTGAGTCGATGCAGGAAGCAGGTATCATTCAATACCAGGTTAAACATTACGGATTTTTTGAGGCCCTGCCTGCAGGTGTTCGCATGGCGGGTGATAAACTGAGCTGGTATATCGATCAGGTTCAAACTTATTTTAAGCCCCGAAACAGAGGCGTATAA
- a CDS encoding 1-deoxy-D-xylulose-5-phosphate reductoisomerase: MIKANPEKFSAEILTAQTNADLLIEQAKAFDPNVVVIGDESKYAYVKEALAGTHVKVFAGEQALVEAAAMDCYDMMLASIVGYAGLKPTLQAVEMGKAIGLANKETLVVAGDIVMQKAAEHKAPILPVDSEHSAIFQCLVGEMRNPIERIILTASGGPFRGKKPNFLVNVKRDHALQHPNWSMGAKITIDSATLMNKGLEMIEAKWLFGLKASQIEVVIHPQSIIHSMVQFEDGSIKAQMGLPDMKLPIQYAMAFPERIKNDFPRLDFRRCEQLSFEEPDLRTFRNLALAIEALQKGGNLPCIMNAANEIAVWAFLRNRIGFLDMMAVVEQAMQKITFIEKPTLDDYYESDAAAREFAASLIHL; encoded by the coding sequence GTGATTAAAGCCAACCCTGAAAAATTTTCAGCAGAAATATTAACGGCACAAACCAATGCCGATTTACTGATTGAGCAAGCCAAAGCATTTGACCCCAATGTGGTGGTGATTGGCGATGAAAGCAAGTATGCCTATGTAAAAGAAGCCTTGGCAGGCACACATGTAAAAGTGTTTGCCGGTGAGCAGGCATTGGTAGAAGCAGCCGCCATGGATTGCTACGACATGATGCTGGCCAGCATTGTAGGCTATGCGGGTTTGAAGCCTACTTTGCAAGCGGTAGAAATGGGTAAAGCTATTGGCTTGGCCAATAAGGAAACACTGGTAGTGGCAGGTGATATTGTGATGCAAAAAGCGGCTGAACACAAGGCGCCCATATTACCAGTGGATAGTGAACACTCTGCAATTTTTCAATGCCTGGTGGGCGAAATGCGCAATCCCATTGAACGCATCATTCTCACCGCCAGCGGTGGTCCGTTCAGGGGTAAAAAGCCCAACTTTTTGGTGAATGTAAAAAGGGACCATGCTTTGCAGCATCCCAACTGGAGCATGGGCGCCAAAATCACCATCGACAGTGCTACACTGATGAACAAAGGGCTGGAGATGATTGAAGCCAAATGGTTGTTTGGATTAAAAGCTTCGCAGATAGAAGTGGTGATTCATCCGCAGAGCATCATTCACAGCATGGTGCAGTTTGAAGATGGTAGCATCAAGGCGCAAATGGGTTTGCCCGATATGAAATTACCCATTCAGTATGCCATGGCTTTCCCGGAAAGAATAAAGAACGATTTTCCAAGGCTGGACTTCCGCCGCTGTGAGCAGCTGAGTTTTGAAGAGCCCGACCTGCGCACCTTCCGCAATTTGGCACTGGCCATTGAAGCGTTGCAAAAAGGTGGCAACCTACCTTGCATCATGAACGCAGCCAATGAAATAGCGGTGTGGGCATTTTTGCGCAACCGCATTGGCTTTCTCGATATGATGGCGGTGGTAGAACAGGCCATGCAAAAGATCACCTTTATTGAAAAACCAACCCTAGATGATTATTATGAATCGGATGCAGCGGCCCGGGAGTTTGCCGCTTCGCTCATCCATTTGTAA
- a CDS encoding GH3 auxin-responsive promoter family protein yields the protein MLAVLRNTEFGKDHHIQSVSNLQEFRQAIPIRDYEALKPYIQKVKEGRHNVLWKGRPIYFAKTSGTTSGTKYIPITKDSIPNHINTARNALLSYMADTGNYAFAGGKMIFLSGSPELERVGDVPTGRLSGIVNHHVPKYLRTNQLPSYETNCIEDWETKLDKIVAETIQQNMTLISGIPPWMQMYFDRLIEKSGKPVGELFPNLSVLVQGGVNFEPYKAKLFASVGRPVDTIELFPASEGFFAFQDSMKHEGLLLNTNSGIYFEFVPAAEIFNEHPTRLSLAEVKLGEQYAIIINSNAGLWGYNIGDTIRFVSLNPYRIVVTGRTKHFISAFGEHVIGEEVEAAMLDACKQHNASVVEFTVAPYIASGDGQSYHEWLVEFEKTPDNMEAFVTDLDNALRQRNVYYDDLIAGNILKRLQLSILQPQGFVQYMKSIGKLGGQNKVPRLSNDRKLAEGLTAFVDKRLSSPAI from the coding sequence TTGCTGGCTGTTTTACGCAATACAGAATTTGGTAAAGACCATCATATTCAATCGGTTAGCAACCTGCAAGAGTTTAGACAGGCCATTCCCATCCGCGATTATGAAGCCCTCAAACCTTACATTCAAAAGGTAAAAGAGGGTCGCCACAACGTGCTGTGGAAAGGGCGCCCCATTTATTTTGCCAAAACCAGTGGCACCACCAGCGGCACCAAATACATCCCCATCACCAAAGATTCTATTCCCAATCACATTAATACGGCCCGCAATGCCCTGCTGAGCTATATGGCCGACACGGGGAATTATGCTTTTGCCGGTGGCAAAATGATTTTTTTGAGCGGCAGCCCTGAGCTGGAGCGGGTGGGCGATGTTCCCACCGGCAGGTTGAGCGGCATCGTCAATCACCATGTACCCAAGTACCTGCGCACCAATCAACTACCCAGCTACGAAACCAACTGCATTGAAGATTGGGAAACCAAGCTCGACAAAATAGTTGCTGAAACCATTCAGCAAAACATGACGCTGATAAGCGGTATACCACCGTGGATGCAAATGTATTTTGACCGCCTGATTGAAAAGAGTGGTAAACCGGTGGGTGAGTTGTTTCCCAACCTGAGCGTATTGGTGCAGGGTGGTGTCAACTTTGAACCTTATAAAGCAAAATTGTTTGCGAGTGTTGGCCGGCCCGTGGATACCATCGAGTTGTTTCCTGCCAGTGAAGGTTTCTTTGCTTTTCAGGACAGCATGAAACACGAAGGCTTGCTGCTAAACACCAACAGCGGTATCTATTTTGAATTTGTGCCGGCTGCAGAAATTTTCAATGAGCATCCAACCCGTTTGTCGTTGGCTGAAGTGAAGCTTGGCGAACAATATGCAATCATCATCAATAGCAATGCCGGATTGTGGGGATACAATATTGGTGACACCATTCGTTTTGTATCGCTCAATCCTTATCGAATAGTGGTTACTGGTCGTACCAAACATTTCATCAGCGCCTTTGGCGAACATGTGATTGGTGAGGAGGTAGAAGCTGCCATGCTGGATGCCTGTAAGCAACACAACGCCAGTGTAGTAGAGTTTACCGTGGCGCCTTACATTGCCAGCGGCGATGGGCAGAGCTATCATGAGTGGTTGGTGGAGTTTGAAAAAACGCCAGATAACATGGAAGCATTTGTAACAGATTTGGACAATGCCCTGCGGCAACGCAATGTATATTACGATGATTTGATTGCCGGCAACATTTTGAAGCGCCTGCAACTCAGCATTCTTCAACCACAGGGATTTGTGCAATACATGAAATCAATAGGTAAGCTGGGTGGGCAAAATAAAGTGCCCCGCCTGAGCAACGACCGCAAACTGGCGGAAGGGTTAACAGCGTTTGTAGACAAACGGTTGTCATCGCCGGCCATTTAA